Part of the Microbulbifer salipaludis genome is shown below.
ACGGGCGGGCACTCCCGGGATTGATTGGACCGCGCAGGCCGGTTATTTCTGATAACTGACCCGGTAGATGGCGCCGGCATAATCGTCCGATACCAGCAACGCGCCATCGGGCATCACCAGCACATCCACCGGACGCCCCCAGACTTCTTCACCCTGCAACCAGCCATCAATAAACGGCGCGTAGGAGGTGGCCTCGCCCTGCTCGTTGAGAGTTACCAGGGTTACCCGGTAGCCAATCTTCTGGCTGCGGTTCCAGGAGCCGTGCTCTGCGATCAGCACCTGGTTTTTGTAGGCGGCCGGAAACTGGTCACCGGTATAGAACTTCACGCCCAGTGGTGCCACATGCGGCCCCAGCTCCTGTACCGGCGGCACATAGGCGCTGCACTGCTTGCCCTCGCCGCTCCCTTTATTGCCAAATTCGGGATCGAGCACGTCCTTGCCGTGGCAATAGGGATATCCAAAGTGCAGGCCGGCAACCGGTGCCGTGTTCAGCTCGCAGGGGGGAATATCGTCGCCCAGCATGTCGCGACCATTGTCGGTAAACCACAGGTGCTTGGTCTGCGGGTGCCAGGTGAAACCCACCGTGTTGCGAACCCCCTCGGCCCAGGTCTCGGTTTTCACCACTTTGTCGCCTTCAATCTTCAGGCGCTGGATGTTGGCGTAGTCCTTTTCCTCACAGATATTACACGGCGCGCCGACCGGCACATACAACCAGCCATCCGGGCCAAACGCGATATATTTCCAGCCGTGGTGCTTCTCCGGGAACTGGTCGGTGATGATGACCGGGTCCGGTGGGTTGTCGAGATTCGCCTCAATGTCATCGAAGCGCAGGATGCTGGTGATGGCGCTGACATACAGGTCGCCATCTCTGAGTGCCACGCCGGTGGGGCGCTTGAGGCCCTCGGCGATCACTTTCACCTCATCGGCTTTCTGGTCGCCGTCTTTGTCCAGTACCGCATAGACCTTGCCCTCACCCATGGAGCCGACAAACAGGGTGCCCTTGGCGCTGCGCACCATATGGCGTGCATTGGGAATGTCCTTGGCGTAGACCTCGATCTTGAAGCCCTGCGGCAGGTTCAGCTTGTCCAGATAGATATCGCCCTTGGCCGCTTGCGCCACACTGCTGAACGCCAGCGCCAATGCCGTGCCGGCTAGGGCAAGCCCGCAGCGTAGCGCGCGCTTGCCAGTGCGGATGGTGAACAGACCCATGATTTGGACTCCCTGCAAATTTCAGGCGAGACCGTAACGGCTTTTTGGCTCTTCCACCAG
Proteins encoded:
- a CDS encoding PQQ-dependent sugar dehydrogenase, with the translated sequence MGLFTIRTGKRALRCGLALAGTALALAFSSVAQAAKGDIYLDKLNLPQGFKIEVYAKDIPNARHMVRSAKGTLFVGSMGEGKVYAVLDKDGDQKADEVKVIAEGLKRPTGVALRDGDLYVSAITSILRFDDIEANLDNPPDPVIITDQFPEKHHGWKYIAFGPDGWLYVPVGAPCNICEEKDYANIQRLKIEGDKVVKTETWAEGVRNTVGFTWHPQTKHLWFTDNGRDMLGDDIPPCELNTAPVAGLHFGYPYCHGKDVLDPEFGNKGSGEGKQCSAYVPPVQELGPHVAPLGVKFYTGDQFPAAYKNQVLIAEHGSWNRSQKIGYRVTLVTLNEQGEATSYAPFIDGWLQGEEVWGRPVDVLVMPDGALLVSDDYAGAIYRVSYQK